A window of the Odocoileus virginianus isolate 20LAN1187 ecotype Illinois chromosome 20, Ovbor_1.2, whole genome shotgun sequence genome harbors these coding sequences:
- the CD37 gene encoding leukocyte antigen CD37 isoform X2 — protein MSAHDGCLSLVKYLLFVFNLFFFVLGSLIFCFGIWILIDKTSFVSFVGLSFMPLQIWSKVLAISGILTMGLALLGCVGALKEFRCLLGLYFGTLLLLFATQITLGILISTQRVQLKRKVKEVVQKTIQTYRAHLEETAAEESWDYVQFQLRCCGWESPQDWFHIPSMRSNESEGDRVPCSCYNSSATNDSTVFDKLSFPQFSRLGSLARPRHNAEVCSVPANSYIYEQGCEQNLSNWLTNNLISIVGICLGVGLLELSFMTLSIFLCRNLDHVYDRLARYR, from the exons ATGTCAGCCCACGATGGCTGCCTCAGCCTCGTCAAGTACCTCCTCTTCGTCTTCAACCTCTTCTTCTTC GTCCTAGGCAGCCTTATCTTCTGCTTCGGCATCTGGATACTCATCGACAAAACCAGCTTCGTGTCCTTCGTGG GCTTGTCCTTCATGCCCCTGCAGATCTGGTCCAAGGTCCTGGCCATCTCAGGAATCCTCACCATGGGCCTTGCCCTCTTGGGCTGTGTGGGGGCCCTGAAGGAGTTTCGCTGCCTCCTGGGCCTG TATTTTGGGACACTGCTGCTCCTGTTTGCCACACAGATCACCCTAGGAATCCTCATCTCCACTCAGAGAGTCCAG ctgaagaggaaagtgaaggagGTTGTGCAGAAGACCATCCAAACCTACCGCGCTCACCTGGAGGAGACGGCAGCGGAGGAGAGCTGGGACTACGTGCAGTTTCAG CTCCGCTGCTGTGGCTGGGAGTCTCCTCAGGACTGGTTCCATATCCCCAGCATGAGAAGCAACGAGTCCGAAGGGGACCGCGTGCCTTGCTCCTGCTATAACTCATCGGCGACCAACGACTCCACAGTCTTCGATAAGCTCTCCTTCCCCCAATTCAGCCGACTCGGATCACTGGCGCGGCCCCGACACAATGCCGAAGTTTGCTCGGTCCCCGCGAACAGCTATATCTACGAACAG GGCTGCGAACAGAACCTCTCCAACTGGTTGACCAACAACCTCATCTCCATAGTGGGCATTTGTCTCGGCGTGGGTCTACTCGAG CTCAGCTTCATGACGCTCTCCATATTCCTGTGCAGAAACCTGGACCACGTCTACGATCGGCTCGCTCGGTACCGCTAG
- the CD37 gene encoding leukocyte antigen CD37 isoform X1 — protein MSAHDGCLSLVKYLLFVFNLFFFVLGSLIFCFGIWILIDKTSFVSFVGLSFMPLQIWSKVLAISGILTMGLALLGCVGALKEFRCLLGLYFGTLLLLFATQITLGILISTQRVQLKRKVKEVVQKTIQTYRAHLEETAAEESWDYVQFQLRCCGWESPQDWFHIPSMRSNESEGDRVPCSCYNSSATNDSTVFDKLSFPQFSRLGSLARPRHNAEVCSVPANSYIYEQGCEQNLSNWLTNNLISIVGICLGVGLLEVSVAGLSLLLPRSLLHREPQPQVPGTYSSSSGPRPGTDGSGGRYGVLSRSGRSGSLWGGWGMADACPNWGDKAPLGRLPKVLGPWSLWDQDEEQLETGSAGAETEAEMELEAETEEEIDEPPE, from the exons ATGTCAGCCCACGATGGCTGCCTCAGCCTCGTCAAGTACCTCCTCTTCGTCTTCAACCTCTTCTTCTTC GTCCTAGGCAGCCTTATCTTCTGCTTCGGCATCTGGATACTCATCGACAAAACCAGCTTCGTGTCCTTCGTGG GCTTGTCCTTCATGCCCCTGCAGATCTGGTCCAAGGTCCTGGCCATCTCAGGAATCCTCACCATGGGCCTTGCCCTCTTGGGCTGTGTGGGGGCCCTGAAGGAGTTTCGCTGCCTCCTGGGCCTG TATTTTGGGACACTGCTGCTCCTGTTTGCCACACAGATCACCCTAGGAATCCTCATCTCCACTCAGAGAGTCCAG ctgaagaggaaagtgaaggagGTTGTGCAGAAGACCATCCAAACCTACCGCGCTCACCTGGAGGAGACGGCAGCGGAGGAGAGCTGGGACTACGTGCAGTTTCAG CTCCGCTGCTGTGGCTGGGAGTCTCCTCAGGACTGGTTCCATATCCCCAGCATGAGAAGCAACGAGTCCGAAGGGGACCGCGTGCCTTGCTCCTGCTATAACTCATCGGCGACCAACGACTCCACAGTCTTCGATAAGCTCTCCTTCCCCCAATTCAGCCGACTCGGATCACTGGCGCGGCCCCGACACAATGCCGAAGTTTGCTCGGTCCCCGCGAACAGCTATATCTACGAACAG GGCTGCGAACAGAACCTCTCCAACTGGTTGACCAACAACCTCATCTCCATAGTGGGCATTTGTCTCGGCGTGGGTCTACTCGAG GTGAGTGTAGCCGGGCTGAGCCTGTTACTACCGCGCAGCCTGTTGCACCGCGAACCCCAGCCGCAGGTGCCGGGTACCTACAGTTCGAGCTCCGGGCCACGCCCGGGCACCGACGGCAGCGGCGGGCGCTACGGTGTGCTGAGCAGGAGCGGGCGGAGcggcagtctgtggggtggctgGGGCATGGCGGACGCCTGCCCCAACTGGGGGGACAAGGCCCCGCTGGGCAGGCTGCCCAAGGTGCTGGGGCCCTGGTCGCTTTGGGATCAAGACGAGGAACAACTTGAGACCGGGAGTGCAGGCGCAGAGACGGAGGCCGAGATGGAATTAGAGGCAGAGACGGAGGAAGAGATAGATGAGCCTCCAGAATAA
- the CD37 gene encoding leukocyte antigen CD37 isoform X3, with protein sequence MSAHDGCLSLVKYLLFVFNLFFFVLGSLIFCFGIWILIDKTSFVSFVGLSFMPLQIWSKVLAISGILTMGLALLGCVGALKEFRCLLGLYFGTLLLLFATQITLGILISTQRVQLKRKVKEVVQKTIQTYRAHLEETAAEESWDYVQFQLRCCGWESPQDWFHIPSMRSNESEGDRVPCSCYNSSATNDSTVFDKLSFPQFSRLGSLARPRHNAEVCSVPANSYIYEQLSFMTLSIFLCRNLDHVYDRLARYR encoded by the exons ATGTCAGCCCACGATGGCTGCCTCAGCCTCGTCAAGTACCTCCTCTTCGTCTTCAACCTCTTCTTCTTC GTCCTAGGCAGCCTTATCTTCTGCTTCGGCATCTGGATACTCATCGACAAAACCAGCTTCGTGTCCTTCGTGG GCTTGTCCTTCATGCCCCTGCAGATCTGGTCCAAGGTCCTGGCCATCTCAGGAATCCTCACCATGGGCCTTGCCCTCTTGGGCTGTGTGGGGGCCCTGAAGGAGTTTCGCTGCCTCCTGGGCCTG TATTTTGGGACACTGCTGCTCCTGTTTGCCACACAGATCACCCTAGGAATCCTCATCTCCACTCAGAGAGTCCAG ctgaagaggaaagtgaaggagGTTGTGCAGAAGACCATCCAAACCTACCGCGCTCACCTGGAGGAGACGGCAGCGGAGGAGAGCTGGGACTACGTGCAGTTTCAG CTCCGCTGCTGTGGCTGGGAGTCTCCTCAGGACTGGTTCCATATCCCCAGCATGAGAAGCAACGAGTCCGAAGGGGACCGCGTGCCTTGCTCCTGCTATAACTCATCGGCGACCAACGACTCCACAGTCTTCGATAAGCTCTCCTTCCCCCAATTCAGCCGACTCGGATCACTGGCGCGGCCCCGACACAATGCCGAAGTTTGCTCGGTCCCCGCGAACAGCTATATCTACGAACAG CTCAGCTTCATGACGCTCTCCATATTCCTGTGCAGAAACCTGGACCACGTCTACGATCGGCTCGCTCGGTACCGCTAG